A portion of the Chondrinema litorale genome contains these proteins:
- the nuoL gene encoding NADH-quinone oxidoreductase subunit L: MEAVETIHEPLGLTAILIAAFPLIAFIFLMFFSKTTGRKFSGLFSTLFTFISACVSLYIVIQIFTTNQNIEVVFQWFEIKGHSYNIRLFIDQTAALMLVTVCFVSTLVQLFSQEYMKEDEAYSRYFAFLSLFTFSMLGIILTSNLLIIYIFWELVGLSSYLLIGFWHQKKSAQRASKKAFLLNRIGDAGFLCGLLSLFVLFSTSDLQLIAQSFQTGNISAEHSTILFIAGFGIFCGAVGKSAQLPLSSWLPDAMEGPTPVSALIHAATMVAAGVYMLFRTSFLFTPEVNLIIAFTGIITAFAAAFTALTQTDIKKVLAFSTISQLGYMVSAIGVGATESAMFHLFTHAFFKAGLFLAAGAVIHALHHAAHASHQDFDAQDMNLMGGLYKKLPFTAITFTLCGFALAGIPLFSGFLSKDAILTGMLHFSLQKQNSLLFIIPFLGFLTAVITSFYTGRQLIKVFGGKDGWKGNTQVWKHIQENTFKIKLPLALLAGMSLFLIFTLNPFNAESSWLMHILGAMHSESENHLLVVAISTILSLSGIGVAWLVYQKESINISRLFSTENVFYKLSYNFWYLDKLFDPELKNILIKTASTLAYFDKKWIDKTIDNFAITQVVIAHVIAWIDRIIIDGFVKTLVWLTGKTGNFSRKIQGGKVQSYISAALVTTLLIALFFIFKF, encoded by the coding sequence TTGGAAGCAGTAGAAACTATACATGAACCACTTGGATTAACAGCTATTCTAATAGCAGCTTTTCCCCTCATTGCTTTTATTTTCCTTATGTTTTTCTCTAAAACAACAGGAAGAAAATTCTCTGGTTTGTTTTCTACTTTATTCACATTTATTTCTGCTTGCGTCTCATTATATATAGTAATTCAAATTTTTACTACTAATCAAAATATAGAGGTAGTTTTTCAATGGTTTGAAATAAAAGGACATTCTTATAATATAAGATTATTTATTGATCAAACAGCAGCATTAATGCTTGTCACTGTTTGTTTTGTATCTACACTTGTCCAGTTATTCTCACAAGAATACATGAAAGAAGATGAAGCTTATAGCAGGTATTTTGCTTTCTTAAGCTTATTTACCTTTTCTATGTTGGGTATTATTCTCACTTCCAACCTACTTATTATTTATATTTTCTGGGAGTTAGTTGGCCTATCATCGTATCTTCTTATTGGATTCTGGCATCAGAAAAAATCAGCCCAAAGAGCTTCTAAAAAAGCATTTTTATTAAATAGAATTGGAGATGCAGGCTTTTTATGTGGATTACTGTCTTTATTTGTATTATTCTCCACATCAGATTTACAATTAATTGCTCAAAGCTTTCAAACAGGAAATATTTCTGCTGAGCATAGTACAATTCTATTTATAGCCGGATTCGGAATTTTTTGTGGCGCAGTTGGTAAATCAGCACAATTGCCTCTTTCTTCTTGGTTGCCAGATGCAATGGAAGGTCCTACCCCAGTCTCTGCATTAATCCATGCAGCAACAATGGTAGCAGCAGGTGTTTATATGCTCTTCCGCACTTCGTTTTTATTCACACCTGAAGTTAATTTAATTATAGCTTTTACTGGTATTATTACAGCGTTCGCTGCTGCATTTACTGCTTTAACACAAACTGATATAAAAAAAGTACTGGCATTTTCTACTATCTCTCAACTAGGATACATGGTAAGTGCCATTGGAGTTGGAGCAACCGAAAGTGCTATGTTCCACCTATTCACTCATGCTTTTTTTAAAGCAGGTTTATTCTTAGCTGCCGGAGCAGTAATTCACGCATTACATCATGCTGCACATGCTAGCCATCAAGATTTTGATGCCCAAGATATGAATCTAATGGGTGGACTTTACAAGAAATTACCTTTTACTGCCATTACATTCACATTGTGTGGCTTTGCACTGGCTGGCATTCCACTATTTTCAGGGTTTCTTTCTAAAGATGCCATACTGACAGGTATGCTCCATTTCTCTCTTCAAAAACAGAACTCTTTACTTTTTATCATTCCTTTTTTAGGATTTCTTACTGCAGTAATTACCTCATTCTATACTGGCAGACAATTAATTAAAGTATTTGGAGGTAAAGATGGATGGAAAGGAAATACTCAAGTTTGGAAACACATACAAGAAAACACTTTCAAAATCAAACTACCTCTTGCTCTATTAGCAGGTATGTCTTTGTTTTTGATATTCACCTTAAATCCTTTTAATGCAGAAAGCAGTTGGCTCATGCATATTTTAGGGGCAATGCATTCAGAAAGTGAAAATCATTTATTGGTAGTGGCTATCTCAACAATTCTCTCTCTAAGTGGTATTGGAGTAGCATGGCTCGTGTATCAAAAAGAAAGCATCAATATTTCCAGACTGTTTTCAACCGAAAATGTATTCTATAAGTTATCATATAATTTTTGGTATCTAGACAAGCTTTTTGATCCGGAATTGAAAAATATTTTGATAAAAACTGCAAGTACACTAGCCTATTTTGATAAAAAATGGATTGATAAAACTATTGACAATTTCGCTATTACTCAGGTAGTCATCGCACATGTAATTGCCTGGATAGATAGAATAATTATTGACGGTTTTGTTAAAACACTGGTTTGGCTTACTGGAAAAACAGGAAACTTTAGCAGAAAGATACAAGGAGGAAAAGTGCAATCTTATATTTCGGCAGCATTGGTTACTACTTTGCTCATTGCGCTATTCTTCATTTTTAAATTTTAA
- a CDS encoding complex I subunit 4 family protein has protein sequence MSENILTILIFSPLVALVMVLLLPSNLKKAYPWISLVVTGIQLLIACSIILQGGDIIQTGVNVENQFQLIEKHPWLQISMGAFGNFSINYFVGMDGLNSSMMLLSSIILFIAAISAFEIKTKTKGFHALFLLLNTSINGCFLALDFFLFYLFFEFMLLPMYFLIGIWGGVRREYASIKFFIYTLAGSVLILIVMIGLYTSVIDPTATAVKTGLAQNIQEVTDSQRIQVQEMLLNGTLSSEDYVRTFDMISMMDAKNYIPNSVFFKGNLNSFFGENARLIAFLLLVIGLAIKLPAVPVHTWLPDAHVEAPTCISVVLAGILLKIGGYGILRIPYSIFPEGAIHFAWWLGLGGVIAIVYAAFVALGTHNLKKMIAYSSISHMGFVLLGIASLTAEGVNGAIYQMFSHGIISGMLFLVAGVLYYRTKDLEIEHYKGISSKMPIYSALVTIAFFASLGLPGFSGFIAELFVFLGAFQSHEVNNLLPAWMAITATLGLILGAAYYLWTLQRMFLGNFWSRNESKIFSDVTSRELAMLIPLAVISLILGIFPKLLLDLFEPSVAYFVDFIQETGKQNLEIIFQANN, from the coding sequence ATGAGTGAAAATATACTTACCATACTCATTTTTTCACCGCTGGTAGCACTTGTAATGGTGCTTTTGTTACCAAGCAATTTAAAAAAAGCTTATCCTTGGATAAGTCTGGTAGTAACTGGAATTCAATTACTAATTGCTTGTAGTATTATATTACAAGGTGGTGATATTATACAAACAGGAGTCAACGTTGAAAATCAATTTCAACTTATTGAAAAACACCCTTGGCTCCAAATATCGATGGGAGCATTTGGTAACTTTTCGATAAATTATTTTGTAGGAATGGATGGCTTAAACAGCAGTATGATGCTGTTATCCTCTATTATACTATTTATTGCAGCCATTTCGGCATTCGAAATAAAAACCAAAACCAAAGGTTTTCATGCACTTTTCTTATTACTAAACACCAGTATTAACGGTTGCTTCTTAGCATTAGACTTCTTCCTGTTTTATCTCTTTTTTGAGTTTATGCTGCTTCCAATGTATTTCTTAATTGGCATTTGGGGTGGAGTGAGAAGAGAATACGCTTCAATTAAGTTTTTCATCTACACACTAGCTGGCTCAGTTTTAATTTTAATTGTAATGATCGGCTTATACACTTCTGTAATTGATCCTACAGCAACTGCCGTTAAAACTGGACTAGCTCAAAACATACAAGAAGTAACTGATTCGCAGAGAATACAAGTACAAGAGATGTTGTTAAATGGCACACTTTCATCAGAAGATTATGTAAGAACTTTTGATATGATCTCCATGATGGATGCTAAAAACTACATACCTAATAGTGTATTTTTTAAAGGCAATCTAAATTCTTTTTTTGGAGAAAATGCCAGACTTATCGCTTTCTTATTATTAGTTATAGGTTTAGCCATAAAACTTCCTGCAGTGCCTGTTCACACTTGGCTTCCCGATGCTCACGTTGAAGCTCCAACATGTATATCAGTAGTATTGGCAGGTATATTATTAAAAATTGGTGGATATGGTATTCTAAGAATTCCGTACAGTATTTTCCCTGAAGGAGCAATTCATTTTGCTTGGTGGCTCGGGCTCGGTGGCGTAATAGCAATTGTTTATGCGGCTTTTGTTGCACTTGGTACTCATAACTTAAAAAAGATGATTGCCTATTCCTCTATCTCACATATGGGCTTTGTATTATTAGGCATTGCCTCACTTACTGCAGAGGGAGTAAATGGAGCTATTTATCAAATGTTTAGCCATGGCATTATCTCAGGGATGCTATTTCTCGTAGCCGGAGTTTTGTACTACAGAACAAAAGACCTTGAAATTGAACATTACAAAGGAATAAGTAGCAAAATGCCTATTTATTCTGCATTGGTAACTATTGCATTTTTTGCTTCATTAGGCTTACCGGGCTTTTCTGGCTTTATTGCAGAACTATTTGTATTCTTAGGAGCATTCCAATCGCATGAAGTAAACAACCTTTTACCTGCATGGATGGCCATTACAGCAACACTGGGATTAATTTTAGGTGCTGCTTATTACTTATGGACTTTGCAAAGAATGTTTCTTGGTAATTTTTGGAGCCGAAATGAAAGTAAAATCTTTTCTGATGTAACTAGTCGAGAATTAGCAATGCTTATTCCACTTGCTGTAATCAGTTTAATACTTGGTATATTCCCCAAATTACTCCTCGATTTGTTTGAACCAAGTGTAGCTTACTTTGTCGATTTTATACAAGAAACTGGAAAACAGAACCTAGAAATCATTTTTCAGGCAAACAATTGA
- a CDS encoding NADH-quinone oxidoreductase subunit N, whose amino-acid sequence MKEQVNDILLSAGKLIPELWLLTLATVVLLFSIFSQDKKQFFNTVLSIVGLIIHLYLLYIQPKETGKLILGNLEMYSQTVFFKFVFTFSAIFSISLSFFGKRNNNIRSGEYLSLLLFLLLGLHFMSMAANFLMLYLSIEIVSFSSYMLTYFNYDKRSVEGSMKYLLFGAFSTAFMLYGISLIYAFTNSLQFETIGSITQLAGTEIGLLACGLLFIGLLFKLAAFPFQGWAPDVYEAAPTPFVAFLSIAPKAGAIFIFCVLWEKSGLAVSNESILNYLVAAVAMLSILFGNLSAVWQTSSKRLLAYSSIAHTGFILIPIFGISNGSMASLQFYVSIFLFMNFAAFSWVYFLEQKFGSDQISLMKGSAKAQIFPAILILITMISLTGLPITAGFTAKLLIFSTLWEQVQSGNSLMITLFTVGIFNVLIALYYYLKMPYFSFFKTPPITSVPFLLNKKQQLFLSVMVFPLVLFFFKPDWLLAVIDYLN is encoded by the coding sequence ATGAAGGAACAAGTCAACGATATTTTACTTAGTGCAGGAAAACTAATACCTGAATTATGGCTGCTAACACTGGCAACTGTTGTATTGCTTTTCAGTATCTTTAGTCAAGATAAAAAACAATTTTTTAATACTGTATTATCTATTGTTGGATTAATTATCCACTTATACTTACTCTATATACAACCTAAAGAAACTGGCAAACTAATTTTAGGAAACCTAGAAATGTATTCACAGACTGTTTTTTTTAAGTTTGTATTTACTTTTTCAGCAATATTTTCAATCTCTCTCAGCTTTTTTGGTAAAAGGAATAACAATATAAGAAGTGGAGAATACCTGAGCTTACTATTATTTTTATTACTCGGACTTCACTTTATGAGTATGGCAGCCAACTTTTTAATGCTCTACCTCTCTATAGAAATCGTTTCTTTTAGTTCTTATATGCTTACATACTTTAATTATGACAAGCGAAGTGTTGAAGGAAGTATGAAGTATTTGCTTTTTGGCGCATTTTCTACAGCATTTATGCTCTATGGAATTTCTCTAATTTATGCTTTTACCAATAGCTTACAATTTGAAACAATCGGAAGTATTACTCAACTTGCAGGAACTGAAATTGGATTATTAGCTTGTGGTCTATTATTTATAGGCTTACTATTTAAGCTTGCTGCATTTCCTTTTCAAGGCTGGGCACCAGATGTATATGAAGCTGCACCAACACCATTTGTGGCATTCCTTTCAATTGCTCCTAAAGCTGGTGCAATATTTATTTTTTGTGTGTTATGGGAAAAATCTGGACTTGCTGTTTCTAACGAAAGTATTCTAAACTATTTGGTTGCTGCAGTTGCCATGCTTAGTATCTTATTTGGTAACCTTTCTGCTGTGTGGCAAACTAGTAGTAAAAGGCTGCTAGCTTATTCTTCCATTGCGCATACAGGTTTCATACTCATTCCTATTTTTGGCATTTCTAATGGAAGCATGGCAAGCCTACAATTTTATGTTTCTATCTTCCTATTCATGAACTTTGCCGCATTTAGCTGGGTATATTTTCTTGAACAAAAATTTGGATCAGATCAGATATCTTTAATGAAAGGAAGTGCCAAAGCACAAATATTCCCTGCTATTTTGATATTGATTACGATGATCTCTTTGACAGGTCTACCAATTACAGCAGGTTTTACAGCAAAGTTGCTCATTTTTTCTACTCTGTGGGAACAAGTACAGTCTGGCAATTCTTTAATGATTACACTCTTCACTGTAGGTATTTTTAATGTGCTTATCGCATTATATTATTACTTAAAAATGCCCTACTTTTCATTTTTTAAAACTCCACCAATTACATCAGTACCATTTTTATTGAATAAAAAACAACAATTATTCTTATCAGTCATGGTATTTCCACTCGTATTATTCTTTTTTAAACCAGACTGGTTATTGGCAGTTATCGATTATTTGAATTAA
- a CDS encoding DUF2452 domain-containing protein has product MEKDKAKHQKGKAVDLNQIDFEKLKDSATENPGVLPYAHNNGSAVIKPEDKGKIKGRSVKAMHQQTDLQMQQLYEQMRLLAEQANAIKSRVQVSERIYLADIPFDPLIGEVYYLYQKNQEKDVLSLIGPNEWGRSKPFEKYIATVKMLADHTWDILDKSEDLI; this is encoded by the coding sequence ATGGAAAAAGATAAAGCAAAGCATCAAAAAGGAAAAGCAGTAGATCTAAATCAAATTGATTTTGAAAAACTAAAAGATAGTGCAACAGAAAACCCTGGTGTATTACCTTATGCACATAACAATGGTAGTGCAGTAATAAAACCAGAAGATAAAGGTAAAATTAAAGGCCGTTCAGTAAAAGCAATGCATCAACAAACAGATTTACAGATGCAACAATTGTATGAGCAAATGCGCTTACTTGCTGAACAAGCCAATGCTATTAAATCAAGAGTACAAGTCTCTGAAAGAATATATCTTGCTGATATTCCATTCGATCCCCTCATTGGTGAAGTATATTACTTATATCAAAAAAATCAGGAAAAAGATGTTCTATCATTAATTGGCCCTAATGAATGGGGCAGATCAAAACCTTTTGAAAAATATATTGCAACTGTTAAAATGTTAGCTGACCATACTTGGGATATATTAGACAAATCAGAAGATTTAATATAA
- a CDS encoding PaaI family thioesterase, whose product MEYFQDYMKSNVCFGCGIENEEGLQIKSYWEDNLSICKWQPEEKYHGWANLLNGGIIATLIDCHCMCTAMAAAYKYEERGLDSLPEYRYATGTITVKYLKPTSCEKEVLLKAKVLELKNKKVVMQCDVFSEGEKTAEAEVIAIKVYNSAEDQSKNPFK is encoded by the coding sequence ATGGAATATTTTCAAGATTATATGAAAAGCAATGTGTGCTTTGGTTGTGGAATTGAAAATGAAGAGGGTTTACAGATAAAAAGTTATTGGGAAGATAACCTGAGTATTTGTAAATGGCAACCAGAAGAAAAGTATCATGGCTGGGCAAATTTATTAAATGGAGGTATTATAGCTACATTAATAGATTGTCACTGTATGTGTACAGCAATGGCTGCAGCATATAAATATGAAGAGAGGGGTTTAGATAGTTTACCAGAGTATCGTTATGCAACAGGAACAATTACAGTTAAGTACCTTAAACCAACTAGTTGTGAAAAAGAAGTACTGTTAAAAGCAAAAGTACTTGAGCTAAAAAATAAAAAGGTTGTAATGCAGTGTGATGTTTTTTCAGAAGGGGAGAAAACAGCAGAAGCAGAAGTAATAGCTATTAAAGTATATAATAGTGCAGAAGACCAATCAAAAAATCCATTTAAATAA
- a CDS encoding T9SS type A sorting domain-containing protein, with amino-acid sequence MRLIRKAILSALLMIGSLNAAVYANDIADELSLTLKPQTDNSKLLLTVRNLKSTDMRVIIKNADNAQVYTKYVNEKDVYMEMFNFSRLNSGEYTFYIISGNAEVSQKFDIDSQGRITVANEKESVAITPDIRLRDGKVEVRLANRLKEAVSVSIYDEEGALVHFDEESKSKDYGKKFNLDKITKGSYTFKIESGAKSFEKVISFNE; translated from the coding sequence ATGAGGCTAATTAGAAAAGCAATTTTATCGGCATTATTAATGATCGGATCATTAAATGCAGCTGTTTACGCAAACGATATTGCAGACGAACTTTCGCTAACTCTAAAGCCACAAACAGATAATAGCAAGTTATTGCTTACTGTTCGCAACTTAAAAAGTACCGATATGCGTGTTATCATCAAAAATGCAGATAACGCTCAGGTATACACCAAGTATGTAAATGAAAAAGACGTGTACATGGAAATGTTTAATTTTTCAAGATTAAATTCTGGTGAGTACACTTTCTATATTATAAGCGGAAACGCTGAAGTATCGCAAAAGTTCGATATCGATTCTCAAGGTAGAATCACTGTAGCAAACGAAAAAGAATCTGTTGCTATCACTCCTGACATTAGACTACGCGATGGTAAAGTTGAAGTACGTTTAGCAAATCGCTTAAAAGAAGCCGTATCTGTTAGCATCTATGACGAAGAAGGAGCTCTAGTTCACTTCGACGAAGAAAGCAAAAGCAAAGACTACGGTAAAAAATTCAACCTTGACAAAATCACTAAAGGTAGCTATACTTTTAAGATTGAATCAGGAGCAAAATCATTCGAGAAAGTGATCTCTTTCAACGAGTAA
- a CDS encoding SDR family NAD(P)-dependent oxidoreductase, whose product MDFFDLKGKTALVTGCKRGIGKAMAIGLAQAGADIIGVSASLELTGSDVEKEVTELGRSFKAYQCDFSKREKLYEFIELLKQENETPDILVNNAGTIMRKPAAEHPDDYWDTVIEVNLNAQFVLSREVGKEMVSRGSGKIIFTASLLTFQGGITVPGYAASKGGVGQLTMALSNEWASKGVNVNAIAPGYIATDNTSALRADETRNDAILARIPAGRWGKPEDLVGATVFLSSKASDYVNGIVLTVDGGWMGR is encoded by the coding sequence ATGGATTTTTTTGATTTAAAAGGGAAGACTGCACTGGTTACAGGGTGTAAAAGAGGTATTGGAAAAGCAATGGCTATAGGTTTAGCTCAAGCAGGCGCTGATATAATTGGTGTTTCAGCTTCTCTAGAGCTAACTGGTAGTGATGTAGAGAAAGAAGTAACAGAATTAGGAAGAAGCTTTAAAGCATATCAATGCGATTTTTCTAAAAGAGAAAAGTTATATGAATTTATTGAGCTCTTAAAGCAAGAAAATGAAACTCCAGATATTCTTGTAAATAATGCTGGTACAATTATGAGAAAGCCAGCAGCAGAACACCCAGACGATTATTGGGATACTGTAATTGAAGTAAACCTCAATGCTCAGTTTGTTCTTAGTAGAGAAGTTGGTAAAGAAATGGTAAGTCGTGGAAGCGGAAAAATTATTTTCACAGCCTCGTTACTTACTTTTCAGGGAGGTATTACCGTACCAGGTTATGCAGCTAGTAAAGGTGGAGTAGGCCAGTTAACAATGGCTTTATCAAACGAATGGGCATCTAAAGGTGTAAATGTAAATGCAATTGCGCCAGGTTATATCGCTACGGATAATACTTCTGCATTAAGAGCAGATGAAACCAGAAACGATGCAATTCTAGCTAGAATTCCAGCAGGTAGATGGGGTAAACCAGAAGATTTAGTTGGAGCAACAGTCTTTCTATCTTCTAAAGCATCTGATTATGTAAATGGAATTGTTTTAACTGTTGATGGAGGTTGGATGGGGAGATAA
- the kduI gene encoding 5-dehydro-4-deoxy-D-glucuronate isomerase: MELRYAANPRDAKLYTTQRLREDFLIESVFVDDQLTGVYSLYDRMVTIGAKPITKSLELPAFESVTKADYFLERRELGIINIGGKGSVTVDGEVFELANKDCLYVGKGNKNLVFSSDDASTPAEFFVSSTPAHASYPTTKAVQAEANPVELGTAETSNERTIYQYIHENGIKSCQLVMGFTELKRGSIWNTFPPHTHNRRMEVYLYFDLPENQIVMHFMGEPTETRHLVMKNKQAVISPEWSIHSGAGTSAYSFIWVMGGENQAFTDMDPAGTDVLL; this comes from the coding sequence ATGGAATTGAGATATGCCGCGAATCCTCGCGATGCAAAACTTTACACAACACAACGATTAAGAGAAGATTTTTTAATTGAATCAGTATTTGTAGACGATCAACTTACTGGGGTTTATTCTTTGTATGATCGTATGGTTACAATAGGAGCGAAACCTATTACAAAATCACTTGAATTACCAGCATTCGAATCTGTTACTAAGGCTGATTATTTTTTGGAAAGAAGAGAGCTCGGTATTATCAACATCGGTGGAAAAGGTTCAGTAACTGTTGATGGAGAAGTATTTGAATTAGCGAATAAAGACTGCTTATATGTAGGAAAAGGAAATAAGAACTTAGTATTTAGCAGTGATGATGCTTCTACTCCCGCTGAATTTTTTGTAAGTTCAACTCCTGCACATGCATCTTATCCAACTACTAAAGCTGTACAAGCTGAGGCTAACCCTGTAGAATTAGGAACTGCTGAGACTAGTAATGAAAGAACCATTTATCAATATATTCACGAAAATGGCATTAAGAGTTGCCAATTGGTAATGGGCTTTACTGAGCTTAAAAGAGGTAGTATTTGGAATACATTCCCTCCACATACGCATAACAGAAGAATGGAAGTTTATCTATACTTCGACCTTCCTGAAAATCAAATTGTAATGCATTTTATGGGTGAGCCTACAGAAACCAGACATTTGGTTATGAAAAATAAGCAAGCAGTTATTTCACCTGAATGGTCTATTCACTCTGGTGCAGGAACTTCAGCTTATAGTTTTATCTGGGTAATGGGTGGTGAAAATCAGGCATTTACTGATATGGATCCGGCTGGCACAGATGTATTATTATAA
- a CDS encoding SDR family oxidoreductase, whose product MQYSKPMLREDALEGKVILVTGGGSGLGKSMSKYFLELGAKVVIASRKMEKLEAAAKELTEATGGEVLPVQCDVRKYNEVEATLATAKEKFGKIDVLLNNAAGNFISPTERLSHKAFDTIIGIVLQGTYNFTLALGKDWIEAKQAGTILNIVTTYSWTGSAYVAPSAAAKAGVLALTRSLAVEWAKYGIRSNAIAPGPFPTKGAWDRLFPENLREKFDFKKKVPLGRVGDHQELANLAAYLVSDFSSYVNGEVITIDGGEWLKGAGEFNFLDFIQPEMWDQIEKMVRGAK is encoded by the coding sequence ATGCAATATTCGAAACCAATGCTTAGAGAAGATGCCCTAGAAGGAAAAGTTATTTTAGTAACTGGTGGTGGTTCAGGTTTGGGAAAATCTATGAGTAAATATTTTTTAGAATTAGGAGCTAAAGTAGTAATTGCCAGCCGCAAAATGGAAAAACTCGAAGCTGCTGCCAAAGAACTTACAGAAGCAACAGGAGGAGAAGTATTACCAGTACAATGTGATGTGAGAAAATATAATGAGGTAGAAGCAACCTTAGCTACAGCGAAAGAGAAGTTTGGTAAAATAGATGTCTTACTTAACAACGCAGCAGGAAACTTTATAAGCCCCACCGAAAGACTCAGTCACAAAGCATTTGATACTATTATAGGTATTGTATTACAAGGTACATATAACTTTACTTTGGCTTTGGGTAAAGACTGGATAGAAGCCAAACAAGCCGGAACCATTTTGAATATTGTAACGACTTACTCATGGACAGGTTCTGCTTATGTAGCTCCATCAGCCGCAGCAAAAGCGGGTGTATTGGCACTTACACGCTCTTTAGCTGTAGAATGGGCAAAATATGGAATTAGATCAAATGCAATTGCTCCGGGGCCATTTCCAACCAAAGGAGCTTGGGATAGGTTGTTTCCTGAAAATTTGAGAGAAAAATTCGATTTTAAAAAGAAAGTGCCATTGGGCAGAGTTGGCGACCATCAGGAGTTAGCCAACTTGGCCGCATACTTGGTTTCTGATTTTTCATCTTATGTAAATGGTGAAGTAATAACTATCGATGGAGGTGAATGGTTAAAAGGGGCAGGAGAGTTTAATTTCTTAGATTTTATTCAGCCAGAGATGTGGGATCAGATAGAGAAAATGGTAAGAGGAGCAAAGTAA
- a CDS encoding tRNA-(ms[2]io[6]A)-hydroxylase — protein sequence MLHLKLPTDPRWVNIAEKNIEDILIDHAYCEQKAASTCISLIVQYPEKDELVEMLTPVVAEEWDHFERVLKEMRKRGISLGKMRKDEYVNQLAQKIKKGGSREQQLVEKLLMSALIEARSCERFKLLWQNLEDENLKEFYYELMVSEAGHYTNFITLARNYLPREEVDKRWQELLKEEKAIIENLEPRSDRMH from the coding sequence ATGTTACATCTCAAATTACCCACAGATCCAAGATGGGTAAACATCGCTGAAAAAAACATTGAAGATATTCTTATAGACCACGCTTATTGCGAACAAAAAGCAGCGTCAACCTGTATTTCATTAATTGTTCAATATCCTGAAAAGGATGAGCTTGTAGAAATGCTTACACCTGTTGTAGCTGAAGAATGGGATCATTTCGAGAGAGTTTTAAAAGAGATGAGGAAGAGGGGAATTTCTTTGGGTAAAATGAGAAAGGATGAATACGTTAATCAACTTGCACAAAAAATTAAAAAAGGAGGAAGTAGAGAGCAGCAACTCGTTGAGAAGCTTTTAATGAGTGCACTTATTGAGGCTAGAAGTTGTGAGCGATTTAAATTACTCTGGCAAAACCTGGAAGATGAAAATCTAAAAGAGTTCTATTACGAACTAATGGTTTCAGAAGCTGGACATTATACTAATTTCATTACTCTGGCTAGAAATTATTTACCAAGAGAAGAAGTAGACAAACGCTGGCAAGAGTTACTTAAAGAAGAAAAAGCAATTATAGAGAACCTTGAACCCAGATCTGACAGGATGCATTAA
- the gcvH gene encoding glycine cleavage system protein GcvH, with translation MSFPKELKYTKDHEWIKIDGDEAFIGITEFAQKELGDIVYVDINTVGDEVEEGDVFGSVEAVKTVSDLFMPIKGEVLEFNEALDAEPELVNSDPYGKGWMIKIKIADGASLDTLLDNEAYEASFS, from the coding sequence ATGAGTTTCCCTAAAGAATTAAAATACACTAAAGATCACGAGTGGATAAAAATTGATGGTGATGAGGCATTTATTGGTATTACCGAATTTGCTCAAAAAGAATTAGGAGACATTGTTTATGTAGATATCAATACTGTTGGTGACGAAGTGGAAGAAGGAGATGTTTTTGGCTCTGTTGAAGCAGTTAAAACTGTTTCTGACTTATTTATGCCAATAAAAGGCGAAGTTTTAGAATTTAATGAAGCACTAGATGCAGAACCAGAATTGGTAAACTCAGATCCTTATGGAAAAGGATGGATGATAAAAATAAAAATAGCTGATGGAGCTTCTTTAGATACATTACTTGACAACGAAGCTTACGAAGCATCATTTTCATAA